The Phacochoerus africanus isolate WHEZ1 chromosome X, ROS_Pafr_v1, whole genome shotgun sequence genome has a segment encoding these proteins:
- the LOC125118207 gene encoding uncharacterized protein LOC125118207 isoform X4, giving the protein MAPPVLQTLDCPFLGRSDRGLRSGTGDCVPGKSVQSSAGEGAGSVAQGPEGPWELQRPAPGTGTRPMVRAPGPWGTGSGVSGHPGGRHVWAGLEEAAQKEPGPWAGELRALGGSPLPLEGRAALAWAGPGPLKPLWRWRWRWRWRWDWRSLTLTLTLTLTLTLTLTGGAQPETTAGSWASAAIGCSGRGCQAEWKERRRREVGDVGHV; this is encoded by the coding sequence ATGGCTCCGCCAGTCCTGCAAACTCTGGACTGTCCCTTCCTGGGGAGGAGTGACAGGGGCCTGCGGTCGGGGACCGGGGACTGTGTCCCGGGGAAGTCTGTCCAGAGCTCCGCCGGGGAAGGGGCGGGAAGCGTGGCCCAAGGCCCGGAGGGGCCGTGGGAGCTCCAGAGACCGGCCCCGGGCACCGGGACGAGGCCCATGGTCCGGGCGCCCGGCCCGTGGGGCACAGGAAGTGGAGTCTCGGGCCACCCTGGTGGCCGCCATGTCTGGGCGGGGCTAGAGGAAGCTGCTCAGAAggagcctgggccctgggctggggagctgcGGGCGCTTGGCGGCTCGCCCCTTCCCCTGGAAGGCAGAGCAGCCTTGGCCTGGGCGGGCCCAGGGCCTCTGAAGCCGCTCTGGCGCTGGCGCTGGCGCTGGCGCTGGCGCTGGGACTGGCGCTcgctcaccctcaccctcaccctcaccctcacgcTCACGCTCACGCTCACGGGTGGGGCCCAGCCGGAGACCACCGCGGGCAGCTGGGCTTCTGCTGCCATTGGCTGCAGCGGCAGAG